The Coffea arabica cultivar ET-39 chromosome 8e, Coffea Arabica ET-39 HiFi, whole genome shotgun sequence genome window below encodes:
- the LOC140012686 gene encoding uncharacterized protein yields the protein MEGTRSGRDRGRGSRQPSDRGRKVTFAVFQLEGAARSWWNNIRTKWEREQTPRTWVNFVREFNAKYFPPLVQEKKEDEFIRLRQGTQSVAEYESQFTRLSKFALELILTEQRRARSFLQGLNVEIQKDLAVAQITTFSDAVEKALRSENARLQGIRVPLPNLEGQLEEDDFRVRQEGLRQEVARRDEANRGVPHKGVPPLFLVARVGSVGSRTTQRITAGERRRSAYARPVPDSAEVVEGTIPVFHRLARILIDPEATHSFVNPDFMSGIDITPISLPYDLEVSTPMGNQCLVTSKMYVNCEIWVGERKLLGNLISLTIKGYDLILGMDWLARYDAQLDCKRKVVEFRIPGEATLRLDVKGGLASSAMISGIRARKLLSRGAQGFLAFLINTPTDKLKVEDVPVVGEYSDVFPDELKDGTLRLCIDYRGLNNVTVKNKYPLPHIDELFDQLQGAVVFSKLDLRQGYYQLLIRKEDVPKTAFNSWYGHFEFAVMPFGLTNAPAAFMDLIHRVFKPYLDQFVVVFIDDILVYSKTREEHVQHLKKARISGLIVKEWEMLEAIGEWNPKMEGKKITFGNIRVTSALLHRINEAQTMDPMVQKWVEKVKKGEISDFNLSPKGIFRFRNRIVVLEDENLRREILDEAHRSKYTIHLDSTKMYQDLRQLYWWDKMKREIAQYVQTCLVCQQVKAEHQKSSGLLQPLEIPE from the exons AtggagggcactcgtagtggacgagacCGTGGACGTGGAAGTAGGCAACCCTCTGATAGAG GGAGGAAAGTTACTTTTGCGGTTTTTCAGCTTGAAGGAGCCGCTCGTTCTTGGTGGAACAATATACGaaccaagtgggagagagaacagACACCAAGAACATGGGTGAACTTCGTAAGGGAGTTCAATGCCAAATACTTTCCGCCATTGGTCCAGGAGAAGAAGGAAGACGAATTCATCCGACTTCGCCAAGGTACCCAATcagtggctgaatatgagagccagttcacccgcttGTCCAAATTCGCTCTTGAACTTATTTTAACCGAACAAAGGAGGGCGAGGAGTTTCCTTCAGGGGCTTAACGTAGAGATacaaaaggatttggctgtgGCCCAAATCACTACCTTCAGTGATGCTGTTGAGAAAGCTTTACGATCTGAGAACGCAAGGCTCCAA GGAATAAGAGTACCCCTCCCAAATTTGGAAGGGCAACTGGAGGAGGACGATTTCCGGGTACGGCAAGAGGGACTCCGCCAAGAGGTGGCCAGACGGGATGAGGCCAACAGAGGAGTGCCTCACAAGGGAGTTCCGCCACTGTTTCTCGTGGCCCGTGTGGGTTCTGTGGGAAGCCGAACCACACAGAGGATAACTGCTGGAGAAAGGAGAAGAAGTGCCTACGCT CGTCCTGTCCCTGATTCGGcagaggtggtggaaggtacgatccctgtctTCCACCGTCTAGCtagaattttgatagaccccgaGGCCACCCATtcttttgttaaccctgatttcatgagtggaattgACATTACCCCTATTAGTTTGCCATATGATCTAGAAGTAAGTACTCCTATGGGGAACCAGTGTTTGGTTACTAGTAAGATGTATGTAAACTGTGAAAtctgggtaggagagaggaagttatTGGGGAATTTAATAAGTTTaaccattaaggggtatgacctGATATTGGGCATGGATTGGTTAGCTAGGTATGATGCCCAGCTGGACTGTAAGAGGAAAGTAGTAGAATTTCGTATCCCTGGAGAGGCGACCTTAAGGCTAGATGTGAAGGGCGGTCTGGCCTCATCTGCAATGATTTCGGGtattcgggctaggaaactACTGAGTAGAGGGGCACAAGGGTTCCTAGCCTTTCTCATTAATACTCCCACCGATAAACTGAAAGTAGAAGATGTTCCAGTAGTGGGCGAATATTCGGATGTGTTTCCCGATGAGCTA aaggatgggACCTTGAGATTGTGTATTGATTACCGAGGGTTGAACAACGTAAccgttaagaataagtacccactaccccacattgatgagctgTTTGACCAGTTACAAGGTGCAGTGGTCTTTTCAAAACTGGACCTTCGACAGGGGTACTACCAATTATTGATCCGAAAAGAAGATGTGCCTAAAACTGCCTTCAATTCTTGGTATGGGCATTTCGAAtttgccgttatgccctttggactaaccaatgcccctgccgctTTTATGGACTTGATACATCGAGTTTTCAAACCTTATCTGGACCAGTTTGTCGTTGTGTTtatcgatgacattttggtctactcgaAAACCCGAGAGGAGCATGTGCAGCACCTGAA GAAGGCTCGAATATCTGGGTTAATAGTTAAGGAGTGGGAAATGTTAGAAGCTATTGGTGAGTGGAACCCTAAAATGGAGGGTAAAAAGATCACCTTTGGAAATATCCGGGTGACATCCGCCCTATTGCATAGAATCAATGAGGCCCAAACTATGGATCCGATGGTTCAGAAgtgggtggaaaaagtgaagaaaggagaaatttctgattttaatcTAAGTCCTAAGGGAATTTTTAGGTTTAGAAATCGCATTGTAGTGCTTGAGGATGAGAATTTGAGGAGGGAGATTCTGGATGAAGCTCATCGATCGAAATACACTATCCATCTGGATAGTactaagatgtatcaggacttaCGACAGCTATACTGGTGGGATAAGATGAAgagggagattgctcaatatgtACAAACTTGTCTAGTCTGCCAGCAGGTTAAGGCTGAACACCAAAAATCTTCTGGATTactacaacctcttgagatacctgaatAG